A stretch of the Bradyrhizobium arachidis genome encodes the following:
- a CDS encoding caspase family protein — MVQMRRGRFAALFAAGLAVLATAQPGCALAARETKKSVAETAPRLALVIGNASYAKLGALSNPGRDARLMAERLRQTGFEVTEVADRDLKSLSRDVDEFANKIRSRGPETVAVLYYAGHGIESDGVNYLIPVNADIKRRSDIVTQAVSVKRIADRLSGAGNALNVLIVDACRDNPFPPGVASTDTTGLVPMGAVYGVFIASSTASGKAALDGEDGHSPYTRALADAVVVPGERLEDVFKSVRRQVRLATGEQQIPWESTSLELDFYFVPPPPPPSQAAQLLAAARETGNVALYDLLIERFPASPEAPVARAAVAELRKRAAGGEPAAASSAAALVLSRARQTQTPEAYDLVAALFPDAPEAEEARAAASRLREVTVLDSAGPTYEGRELVQFIQAQLTRLDCFRGDQSGVFDVGTIDGLRRASVLTDERFLWYRPTMAALRALKKVDAGEGCGRHKIVAVPRCLRINNEDFCQ; from the coding sequence ATGGTGCAAATGCGAAGGGGGCGTTTCGCGGCGCTTTTCGCCGCCGGTCTTGCGGTCCTCGCGACCGCGCAGCCCGGCTGCGCTCTGGCCGCGCGCGAGACGAAAAAATCGGTGGCGGAGACCGCGCCCCGGCTCGCGCTCGTGATCGGCAATGCCAGCTACGCAAAGCTGGGCGCGCTCAGCAATCCCGGCCGCGATGCGCGGTTGATGGCGGAAAGGCTGCGGCAGACCGGCTTCGAGGTCACGGAGGTCGCCGACCGTGACTTGAAAAGCCTGTCGCGGGACGTCGACGAGTTCGCAAACAAGATTCGTTCGCGCGGGCCGGAGACGGTCGCGGTGCTCTATTACGCGGGCCACGGCATCGAGAGCGACGGCGTCAACTACCTGATCCCCGTCAACGCCGACATCAAGCGGCGGTCTGACATCGTGACGCAGGCGGTGAGCGTCAAACGTATCGCCGACCGCCTGTCGGGTGCTGGCAACGCGCTCAACGTCCTCATTGTTGACGCCTGCCGCGATAATCCATTTCCGCCCGGTGTGGCGTCGACCGACACGACGGGCCTGGTGCCGATGGGGGCGGTCTACGGCGTGTTCATCGCTTCCTCGACCGCTTCGGGGAAGGCCGCGCTGGACGGCGAAGACGGGCACAGCCCCTATACCAGGGCGCTTGCGGACGCGGTCGTGGTGCCCGGCGAGCGGCTGGAGGATGTCTTCAAGAGCGTCCGTCGTCAGGTGCGACTTGCGACCGGCGAGCAGCAGATCCCCTGGGAGTCCACCTCGCTCGAGCTCGATTTCTACTTCGTGCCGCCGCCGCCCCCGCCGAGCCAGGCCGCGCAATTGCTCGCAGCCGCCAGGGAGACAGGCAATGTCGCACTGTACGATCTCTTGATCGAGCGCTTTCCGGCGAGCCCGGAAGCGCCCGTCGCACGCGCGGCCGTGGCCGAACTCAGGAAGAGGGCGGCCGGTGGCGAGCCTGCCGCGGCCTCCTCGGCCGCAGCGCTGGTTCTCAGCCGGGCGCGGCAGACGCAGACCCCTGAAGCCTACGATCTCGTCGCTGCGCTGTTTCCGGATGCGCCGGAGGCGGAGGAAGCGCGCGCTGCGGCGTCGCGCTTGCGGGAGGTTACGGTGCTCGACAGCGCTGGCCCGACCTATGAGGGGCGCGAGCTGGTTCAATTCATTCAGGCGCAATTGACGCGGCTCGACTGCTTTCGTGGCGACCAAAGCGGCGTATTCGATGTCGGTACGATCGACGGTCTGCGCCGGGCATCGGTCCTGACCGATGAGCGCTTCCTCTGGTACCGTCCGACGATGGCGGCGCTCCGTGCCCTGAAAAAGGTCGACGCAGGCGAAGGCTGTGGCCGGCACAAGATCGTCGCGGTGCCGCGGTGCTTGCGCATCAACAATGAGGATTTCTGCCAATAG